A DNA window from candidate division KSB1 bacterium contains the following coding sequences:
- a CDS encoding ROK family protein, which translates to MKEKNILGLDLGGTNARAGLVRNQQLGQVSSIKINPNGSVDEVLAQICGLIDESKPENLDGIGIGVPSVVDIEKGIVYDVQNIPSWKEVPIKSIMQERYSTPTFVNNDANCFALGEKYFGKGVGYQSIIGLILGTGFGGGVIVDGKSYAGVNCGAGEFGMIPYLDSIYEHYCSGQFFTRNFQQTGEEVFQRAVRDEEEALKVWTEYGRHLGNGIKTILHAYDPEIIILGGSVRKALRFFEQSMWESIESFTYSNSIKRLKIEVSELDHIAILGAAALYYDAERA; encoded by the coding sequence ATGAAAGAGAAAAATATATTAGGACTTGATTTAGGCGGTACCAACGCCCGTGCGGGGTTAGTACGAAATCAACAGCTCGGGCAGGTGTCCTCAATAAAAATAAATCCAAATGGTTCAGTGGATGAAGTCCTGGCTCAGATCTGCGGGTTAATAGATGAGTCAAAGCCTGAAAACCTTGACGGCATCGGTATAGGCGTCCCGAGTGTCGTGGATATTGAAAAAGGCATCGTTTATGATGTGCAGAATATACCATCCTGGAAGGAAGTGCCTATTAAGTCCATAATGCAAGAAAGGTATTCTACCCCAACGTTTGTAAATAATGACGCCAATTGTTTTGCACTGGGCGAAAAATATTTCGGCAAGGGCGTGGGATATCAATCGATAATTGGACTTATTCTGGGGACTGGATTCGGGGGCGGTGTCATCGTCGATGGCAAGTCATATGCCGGGGTAAATTGCGGAGCCGGGGAATTCGGCATGATTCCTTATCTGGACAGTATTTATGAGCACTACTGCAGCGGCCAATTCTTCACCAGGAATTTTCAGCAAACCGGCGAGGAGGTTTTTCAGCGAGCCGTGCGGGATGAAGAAGAAGCTTTGAAAGTGTGGACAGAGTACGGCCGCCATTTGGGGAATGGTATTAAGACGATTCTTCATGCATACGACCCGGAGATAATTATCTTAGGCGGCTCCGTTCGGAAAGCCCTGCGATTTTTCGAGCAATCCATGTGGGAGTCTATAGAATCTTTCACGTATTCGAATTCGATCAAACGTTTGAAGATCGAAGTCTCAGAACTTGACCATATAGCAATATTGGGAGCGGCTGCCCTTTATTATGATGCTGAAAGGGCCTGA
- a CDS encoding DUF1569 domain-containing protein: MTLDLQTLNKLNNYIPRCSVKNEKVSKWSVGMQIEHCLLGTRGICSALSNSKPYTGKIKKGLLRRIIFLTGIIPRGRGKTPDAAIPDEQTTESGLRELLAEASLSAQKAAESDCDCWWKHFAFGVMKRDEALKFVEIHNKHHLKIISDILSNN, from the coding sequence ATGACACTGGATTTACAGACCTTAAATAAACTGAACAATTATATTCCAAGATGTTCAGTCAAGAATGAGAAGGTTTCAAAGTGGTCAGTAGGAATGCAAATAGAGCATTGTCTCCTGGGAACAAGGGGAATATGTAGCGCACTAAGTAATTCAAAACCATATACTGGCAAGATAAAAAAGGGTCTCTTGCGACGGATCATATTTCTAACCGGGATAATTCCCCGTGGGCGTGGCAAGACCCCGGATGCAGCAATACCTGATGAACAAACAACTGAATCGGGGTTAAGAGAGCTTCTGGCAGAAGCGAGTCTGTCAGCCCAAAAAGCAGCCGAATCAGATTGCGATTGTTGGTGGAAACATTTTGCATTTGGCGTTATGAAAAGAGATGAGGCTTTGAAATTTGTAGAGATTCACAACAAACATCATTTGAAAATTATTTCTGATATATTATCCAACAACTAA